CCTATGATCATATTTCAGGGAATATCAAACATCTGCGAACAGATTTTAAAGCCCGGATAAAACCTGAGGATCTTGATACCCTAATCAATGACCTCCATCCCACTCCGGCAGTCTGCGGAATTCCAAAGGATTTCTGTAAAAAAAGCATTCAGCAATTTGAAAAATTTCCCCGTGAACTGTATGCCGGATTTATCAAGGTGGAAACGGATGAAAATGTGATGTATTTCGTTAACCTCAGATGTGCAAGACTTTACAGAGATTCTGTACACATTTTTGTGGGCGGAGGGATCACCGCACAGAGTAATCCAGAAAAAGAGTGGCAGGAAACAGAGTTGAAATCTGAAGCCATATTAAAAAACTTAATTATTTCTTAGCAAAGCCCACTAATTTTATACAGGATTTCATTTCTTTACAGTCTTATTTTTAGTTTAAAATGAGAAACATCGGTATGAAAATATTCCTCTTTATGATTTTAATTCTTTTAACGGCATGTAAAAAGAACAGCTCTTCCAAAACTTATAATGAAAGTCGGGAACTTGTCCCTAATCCTGAAGGCTATCAAAAAGATACCTTTCCCGCAGATACTATAGATATAGATACACTGCATCACAAGAAAGAAAATACCCGCTAAACGAAAATTCCTGAAAGTGGAGACCACAAAAAAACCTTTTTCATGCTAATGAAAAAGGCTATATTGAATAAGTAAATAGTTTAATTATTTCTTCGCTCCGATCCTGCTCCAGGTATCTAATACAAAAAGTAAGATCAGGCCAAGAACTGCTGAAGCGATTGAAAATACAAACTTCAGGTTATCTTCTGATAAAAGATCCGTCTGCCAGTCTAATGCATAAAGATTGATGGCAATAAAAACGATAAACACAACTAGAAATACTTTATAAAACTTCTGCATGATTCTTAAAAATTAATATAGTTCTGCACCAATTGGGCAAAGTTAGCGGTGAATAATTTTATTGAAATCGCCAAAAGAATGATCCCGAAAACTTTCTGAAGAATAGACAGAGTAGCCTCTCCCATTTTGTTTTCCAGCCACTTCGCTGATTTCAGCACCAAATATACGAAAATTGTATTGAGAACAATTCCTAAAATAATATTAATATCATGGAACTCAGCTCTGAGAGATAAGGTGGTTGTCAGCGTTCCTGCTCCTGCTACCAGAGGAAATGCAATAGGGACAATGGATGCAGCCTTTGCTTCGGTAGTTTTGTTGATCTCAATGCCAAGGATCATTTCAAGGGCTATGATAAAAATCACAAAAGCTCCTGCTATGGCAAATGAATTCACATCGACACCAATCAGTTTAAGGATTTTGTTTCCCACGAACAGAAAAACAATCATGATTACTCCAGCGGTAATAGATGCCTTACCGGCTTCAATCTGCCCAAACTTTTGCTGAAGGCTTACCACAATAGGAACAGAGCCAATAATATCAATTACGGCAAAAAGAACCATAAAGCAGGTCACGATCTCTTTAATAGAGAAATCATTCAATATTTCCATCTCTTTGTAATTAAAAATTTCGCAAAAATATGAAAAAAAACTGGTTATTTGCTAATTTGTGAATACAAATTAACAACTGCTTTCAAAAGTTCCTCTATTCCTTCACGGGATTTCAAAGGGGAATATTTTTCCATTTGAATTCTCTGGGATAAGTTTCTATACTCTTCGGCGACAGAAGATCCTTTATAACTTTCCAAAAACGTTCTGAAATCATCTGAAGAGCTTTGAAAATACTGTTTCCTGACATCCTGATCCATTTCTTCCAGAGTACCAAAGAACTTCGGATAATCTTCGTTATCTTTAAGATTTTCAAGATAACTGAAATAATCATTAATATCGGTTTTCAGTGTCTCCCTTATTTCTTTTTCTGTTTCAGCCACAGAACCAAGTGGTTTTGGAGATGCCGTTTCTCTAACTAACGATCGTTTTTTTTGCCAAGTCTTAAATACCAGATAAATTAAAAATAAACCTACTAAAATAGCAATATTGGTCAAAAGAATATTCCAATGGAACTTGCTCTTTTCCTTTACTTTCAGCGTTGTTGTTTTCAAAACAGGTGTATTGACCGTTTCTAAAAGCGTATTGGTATATTCATTTACCTTTTCAACCGTAGTACGGGATTCAAGGATCTGATCATGCGAGAAAGCATTTAAGGCAAGCGTTTTCTTACCAAGATCTACATACTCTTTACTTGCAGGATCAAAGAAAGCAAACTGCTCGGTCTGAATTGCAATAGCTCCCGACTTTTTAGGAACGATCACATAGTTGGCCAGAATTTCACCTTTCATTCCTGTACTTCCGGGAACTACTTTAGAGGTAATTTTTGGCGTAAAGACTTCATAATCCGGAGAAGAAATGATCTTCGGAAGATGCATATCAGGAAGGTTCCCTTCTCCCGAAACTTTTACAATAACATGGATAGGTTTTTCAACCTCAATTTTATCTTTTGAAGGGTTATAAACATTCACGTTAAAGTTCCCGACTGCATTTTTAAAACAATCAGGTGAACCTTCGGGAAGTTTTTTTACATTGAGCTTGACCTTGTTGGAAACAATTTTATTTTTATTGGCATATGAAGTTACAGAAGCAGATACTGCCGGAACTTCCACATAGCCTGCTTCATTCGGAAATACCATAAACACAGCTACAACCTGTGAGGCCATATTACCGGCACCTGAAGGATCAATTTCTGATTTGCTGAAGCTTATAGGGTGTACATTGAGATTATCCTGCTGCGGAAGACGGACATCTTTCACTTTTCTGAAGTTGTCCATATTTTTAGAATATACCTTTAAAACAGCAAATGTAGCCTGATCCTGATATACATCCCGGTCTTCGATCTCCATATTCATATACATCTCGCTGGCCATGTTGCCGGCAAGAGATTTCCTATCAATAATTTCTTTTATATTAACATCGAAAGGCTCGGTTTTATAAATCTTATTATTAACGGTTACTAAGACAGAACCAATCTTGATTTTTCCCTTTTTTTTAGGCTCAAGTGCAATTCTGGATACTTTTTGTGTAACAAGGGTATTCGTTGCCGGATCAATCAGCGTATTGGTTACGGATCCGCTTCCGATAATATTGAATTTTGAAAGGTCGGGAAGCTGAAAACGCGTTTGAGGCTCCAGGTCGATTCCATTAAGCTCCAGAACGATGGTAAGGTTTACAACATCCTTTCCGTTGTATTCTGCTTTATCAGATTCCATGAACAGGTTAACCTGTCCGTAAGAGATTACAGATGAAATAAGGAATAATATGTAAAACAGTTTTTTCTGCATCACCAATCTTTTTCGTTGCTCTGTGGCGTCGAATAAGAGTTCTTGTTTAAGATTCTTCTGGCGGTTTCTTTTTCTTTTTCGTTGACTTTATCTAGTATGGCGTTTTCAAGATTTTTAGGCATTTTTCCTTCTCCTTCATTCTGGTCTTGCTTAGGTGAATTCCCCTCGTTGCTTTTTCCTTTCTCCTGCTGGCCGCTACCCTGATCCTGTTTTTGATCTTTCTTGTCGCCTTTCTGATCATCACCTTTATTCTGATCATTACCACCGCCACCGCCTTTTCCTGAGTTATTCTTTTCGTTTTTCTGCTGTTTTTCTTTTTCTTTCAGCTTGGCAATTTCATAGTTCTTTCTGGTTGCTTCACTATAAGGGTTCTGTTTCAAAGCCTGCTTATAATAATCAGCCGCTTTTTCCGGCTGGTTCATCTGCATATAAGTATTTCCAAGATTATGAAGAGCTGCCATTTTATCCGGAATGGTTTGCGAAAGCCTCTGTGCTTTGTCGAACTCCGCCTGAGCCTCCTCATATTTTTTGCTC
The Chryseobacterium sp. W4I1 DNA segment above includes these coding regions:
- a CDS encoding tetratricopeptide repeat protein yields the protein MNTKIIFLSFLIAFTFSNVMFGQENYRTLVYEGNQKFNGKDYDGASSKYMEAVKTNEKDFTAHYNLGNALYKSKKYEEAQAEFDKAQRLSQTIPDKMAALHNLGNTYMQMNQPEKAADYYKQALKQNPYSEATRKNYEIAKLKEKEKQQKNEKNNSGKGGGGGNDQNKGDDQKGDKKDQKQDQGSGQQEKGKSNEGNSPKQDQNEGEGKMPKNLENAILDKVNEKEKETARRILNKNSYSTPQSNEKDW
- a CDS encoding MarC family protein, which produces MEILNDFSIKEIVTCFMVLFAVIDIIGSVPIVVSLQQKFGQIEAGKASITAGVIMIVFLFVGNKILKLIGVDVNSFAIAGAFVIFIIALEMILGIEINKTTEAKAASIVPIAFPLVAGAGTLTTTLSLRAEFHDINIILGIVLNTIFVYLVLKSAKWLENKMGEATLSILQKVFGIILLAISIKLFTANFAQLVQNYINF
- a CDS encoding BatD family protein: MQKKLFYILFLISSVISYGQVNLFMESDKAEYNGKDVVNLTIVLELNGIDLEPQTRFQLPDLSKFNIIGSGSVTNTLIDPATNTLVTQKVSRIALEPKKKGKIKIGSVLVTVNNKIYKTEPFDVNIKEIIDRKSLAGNMASEMYMNMEIEDRDVYQDQATFAVLKVYSKNMDNFRKVKDVRLPQQDNLNVHPISFSKSEIDPSGAGNMASQVVAVFMVFPNEAGYVEVPAVSASVTSYANKNKIVSNKVKLNVKKLPEGSPDCFKNAVGNFNVNVYNPSKDKIEVEKPIHVIVKVSGEGNLPDMHLPKIISSPDYEVFTPKITSKVVPGSTGMKGEILANYVIVPKKSGAIAIQTEQFAFFDPASKEYVDLGKKTLALNAFSHDQILESRTTVEKVNEYTNTLLETVNTPVLKTTTLKVKEKSKFHWNILLTNIAILVGLFLIYLVFKTWQKKRSLVRETASPKPLGSVAETEKEIRETLKTDINDYFSYLENLKDNEDYPKFFGTLEEMDQDVRKQYFQSSSDDFRTFLESYKGSSVAEEYRNLSQRIQMEKYSPLKSREGIEELLKAVVNLYSQISK